The sequence below is a genomic window from Deinococcus apachensis DSM 19763.
TCACCAAGCACGGGCTGGCTGCGGTAATGCAGTCCGACCAACCCAGCTTCAACGCTCTGCACGCCTCCTTCCTTGATCAGCTCGTGCCCGTCTGTGCCGTCTTGCTCGACGCCGCAGTGATGGCTGGTGAGATCCGCCAGGGCGTAGAGGCCTACGAACTGATGCGCGGCGTCGGCAACCTCTGCATTGGCGCAGGGAATGACCCCCGCTATAACGCCCGTCGCCTGGTCGAACTGCTCATCGCCGGACTACGGACGCCGGAAGGATTGCTGGACCAAGTGGAACACCGCTAAAGGCGTGGTCTCTGGTCGCAGAGGCGGCTTTCTGCTGTAGCCCCACCTCACGCAACGTGTCCTGAGCACGCCAGTTCACAGATCAGCCCACCGCTTCTGTCTGGCATCCGTCAGCCGTCACGTACCCGCCGTTACGGCAACGGCGGCGGGCAGGGTGAAGTGGAAGGTGCTGCCCTCGCCCGGCGTGGACGTCACCCAGGCGCGTCCCCCATGGCGTTCCACGATGCGCCGCACGATCGCGAGGCCCATCCCAGTACCCGGGAACGCTTCACGCGGGTGCAGGCGCTGGAACATCTCGAACACTCGCTCGACGTACGCTTCCTCAATGCCCAGGCCGTTGTCGCGCACCTCGAAATGCCACAGGTGCCCTTCAGGAGTGGCGGAGACGTGCGCGCTCGGCGGCACACCCGGACGCCGGAACTTCACGGCGTTGCCGAGCAGGTTCGCGAACACCTGCGCCAGCTGGGCCGCGTCCCCGGGAACGACGGGCAGCGCGTCCCAGGTGATCTGCGCACCACTCGTGGTGATCGCCGCGTTCAAATCAGCGAGTGTACGTCCTAACACTTCCTCGGTGTTCACCAGTCCCCAGTCCTGGGTTTCAGCACGAACGCGGGAGTACGCCAGCAGGTCCTCGATGGTGGTCTTCATGCGCTGCACACCGTCCACCACGAATCGAGCGTACCGCGCGGCTTGAGCGTCGCCAGCGCCGGACCGCCGAACGAGCAGTTCCGTAAAGCTCGCGACGGTGCGCAGGGGTTCCTGGAGGTCGTGAGACGCAACGAAGGCGAACCGCTCCAGGTCGCGGTTGGAGCGCCGCAACTCCTCGTTGGCGGCCTGCAGCGCGTGCTCGGTGCGCCGCCGTTCAGTGATGTCCCGGAAGGTCACCACCACCCCCTCCTGGATGCCGCTCCCATCCAGGAGGGGCGTAGCACTGTATTCCACCGGGAAGGCCGTGCCGTCCCGCCGCCAGAACACCTCGTTCGTGACCTGGCGTTCCGTGCCGTCCCGCGTCACTTGGCAGATGGGGCAGTCCGCGAGCGGGTACGGTGTGCCGTCGGCGCGGGTGTGGTGCAGCAGGGCGTGTTGCTGCTGGCCGAGCATCTCGTCGAGCGCGTAGCCGGTCATCCCCAGCGCCGCCGGATTGGCGAACGTCGTATGCCCCTTCAGGTCCAGGCCGAACACCCCGTCCGCGGCAGAGGCGAGAATCTGCTCGTTCAAGGCCCGCAACTCGTTGTTCTCGTCATTCAGCGTCCGTTCCAGTGCTTTGCGGTCGGTGAGGTCGAGCACGAACCGGACTTGCAGATCTTCCCCGTCGCCCAGCTGCGCCACCACCACCAGGACGGGCAGGCGGCGGCCGTCGGCGAGCAGGTATTCCTTCTCGTACGGATCGCTGTGGCCCCGCGCCTGTGCCTGAGCGAGGGCCCGCTTGTCCTGCGCCCGCCACTCCGGCGGCGTCAGGGCGTGCCAGTTCACGCCCCCCACGTCCAGGTCTGCACGCGTCACGTTCAACAGGCGCAGGTACGCGTCGTTCGCGTACGACACCCGGCCGTCGGGGTGACCGAGCGCCACCCCGATGGGGTTCACGTCAGCCAGGCGCCGGAAGTGCGCCGCACTCGCGCGCAGCGCCGCCTCAGCCTCCATGCGGTCGTGAATGTCCACCGCGTACCCCAACCACTGGTACTCGTCGGTCGCCTGGTCCGCGGGCAGAGGCACCACGTGGGCGGTGTGCCAGCGATACGTGCCGTCCGTGCGGCGGAAGCGGATGTCCGCGGTGTACGGGGTGCCGGTGGCCAGGCCGCGCTGGCGCGCTTGCACTGCGGTTGCGCGGTCGTCGGGGTGGATGGCCTCAGCCCACTCGAGTCCCTGCGTCCGGGTGGGGAGCCCGGTGAAGGCGTGCCAGTACCCGTTGAACTGGTTCGACTGCCCGCCTTGCCTGGAGGTCCACAGGATGTGCGGCAGCGCCTCGAACAACGTGCGGTAACGCTGCTCGCTGCGCCGCAAGGCCTCGCGCCTGCGGTGTTGTTGCAGGGCGAAGGTGGCGAGCCTGGCCCCGGCTCGCGCGATGTCCTCCTGCGCGGCAGTCACTTTCGTGGGCGCGGCGAAGTACAGCGCCAGGGTGCCGTGCACCTCGCCGGTCTCGTCAAGCAGGGGTACCGACCAGCAGGCCCGCACCCCGAACGCGTCCGCAAACCCGCGCATTTCCGGCCAGCGGGGGTCGGTGTGGTAGTCCTCCACCGCGGTGACCTGCACGCTCTGCGCGGTGACCCCACAAGCGCCGCCGGTGTGCCCGAGCGGTACGGCCCCAAGCGCCCCCCGGAAGGCGCTCTCCAGACTGGGCGCCGCCTGCACCCGCAGCACGCCACTGGCCGCGTCCAGGCCCATGACGGCGCACCGCGCCGTGTCCCCGACCAGCGACTCCATGAGGCGCGCGGTGCGGGTCAGGACGTCCGCGAGGGGTTCGCCGCGGGTGAGGGCCTCCAGGATGTCGGCCTGACCGCGTGCGAGCTGCTCCCCGCGCACGCGGCCAGTGATGTCGCGTGACACCGCGAGGAGGTGCGTGACCTGCCCCTGGGCATCGCGCACACCCCGCACGGTGACGTCCCACCATTTGGGCGTGCCCGCAAGGGTCCGGCAAAAGCCCTCGAAGTGCGCCGTGTGGCCTTGACGCGCCCGTTTCACCGCGGCCTCGACGTGCGGGCGGGTGTCGTTTTCCCAGAACTCCGGCCAGTACGCGCCCGCGCACATCGCGAAGTCGGGGACTTCCATGACGCGCTGGCCGCCAGCGTTCATGGCGAGCAGCTGCCCGTTCAGGTCAAGGGTCTTGATGCAGTCCGGGCTCTCGTCCCAGGCGAGCTGCACGGCTGTTGCGGGAACATGCTGCACGTTGGTGAAGACGAGCAGCCAGCGCGCGGGCAGCGTTCCCGCTGCGGGCAGGGGTTGGTGGTCGGCGCGGTGGTCGCGGTACGTGCCGTCAGCGGTGCGCAGGCGCAGGGTGAGGGCGCTGGGGCGTCCGTGCGCGCGGTCGTTCGCCCACTGCCCCAGCGCGTGCGCGGCCTCGTCCGGGTGCAGGGCGGCCTGGAGGTCCGGCGTGTCCAGGCCCGTGCTGACCTGCCAGGCAGGATTGGCATACGCGCCCTCACCAGCCTCAGTGGTGCCGATTGCGGCCTGCGGCAGGCCGTCGAGCGCGGATAACCCAGGCGCCCGGGTATGGTGCGCCGGGAAGTTCATCCGCACAGCCTATGCCAGCGGGCGATTCTTATCTGCGGGTCGTCTCGCCTTTGTGCGTGCCTCATGTTTCTCTCCGGTGAGCCATGCGCCCTGCCCGCCGTCGGAAGTGCCCATGAAGCCCCCAGTCCTGTTGTCAGCACGCCCAAGACAGTTCGGGCAACTTCACCGGCGGAGGGTGAACACGGCGCTCAGGTAGCGTTGCCCGACGGCCGGGGCATCACCGTTCAGGGCCTCCTGGGTGAACTTCACTTCGTCCAGCCGCACCTTGAAGCGTTCCAGCGGGCTGAAGGTCTTCAGGGCGGTGGGCACCTGGGCCAGCGGGGTGGCGCCGCTGGCGTCGGTGGGATCAGCGAGTCCCTTGGCGAACGGTTGTACCCCCCCGCGCAGGTCGTAACGCAGCACCTCGCCGTCCCCCTCTCGCTGAACCATCAGCTTGGGCACTACGCCAGCAGCAGGCACGCGGATGACGGTCATCACGTTCAGTTTTTCGGCGGGCTTGAGCCGCACCGCCAGACTCTCGCTCGTGCCATCGTGGGCCACGGCCTGCACGTAGGAAAAGCCGCGGTCCTGGGCGTCGAAGGCGGTGGAGCGCAGGTCTGGCCAGTAGCAGCGCACCTCCGCCTTCTGCGGGTTGTGGACGGTGAAATGGAGGACCAGCAGCTTCTCGGCGGCCTTGGGGAAGTACACCGTCTTGCCGATCACCACGCGGCCCACGCTGTACTCGGCCTTCAGCAGCGTGAAGTTCAAGGGGCTTCCCTTGCCCAGGGTGAAGGTCTGCCCCAGCTTCGCGGCCACTCCAGCGAGCTGAGTGGTGCCTTGGACGACGCGGGTCGGTGCGGCGGCGTGTGCCGCCCCTGTGAGCGTCAGGGTGGCGAGAAGGGGAAGGAAGCGGCGGGCGGTGATCTGATTCATGGCGTCTCCTGGGTGGCCTGTGCGGCCTTTGAGCTGCGCCCACCGTAGGAAAACGGGGATGATGAGCCGATGGTGGAGGGAAAGGAGACGGAGAGGCCCCGTGTTCCGAGACCTACCCGCCCGCCCTGCCCTCTTAACGTTCGCGCCAGTACGCCACCGCTGCCGCCACGCCGAACTCCTGCTCGATCTTGCCCTCCCACACGCCGGTGGAGGCGTCTGGCCCTGCGCCCAGCGACCCCTTGAGTTCCACGCGCATCCCAGCGTCCTGAATGCCGCCTTTGCCGAACTTGATGTACACGCCCTCCTTGGCACCCACGCCGCCTGTAGCAGGCACGCTCTTGGGAAGTTTCAACTCCGCCTTGACCCCGGTAAACAGCGTCGCGTTGCCGTTCCAGTCCAGGCTCGCCGAGGCGAAGCCGCCCAGCCAGTCCGTGCCCATCAGGGAGGAGGTCGAGAGTTCGATGTCGATCTTCTTGCAGCTCAGCGACCAGCTCAGGCCCAGCCCCTGCCCCTTGAGAGTCGCCGAGGGTACCTTGGACTTGAGCTTCATGCTGGACAAGGCGCCGCCGCAGGGGTCGGCGTCGAGGGTGGGCAGTTCGGCGAGGTCGAGGGGCACGTTCGGCAGCGGGCCTGCACACACGGTGTCGAGGTCCGTCACGTCGCTCAGCAGGATGGCGCCGTACACGACCGGCCCGTAGAACGAGGCTTTGGCCGAGGCCTCGATGCTCGCCCGCTTCGCCGCCCGCACCCGCGGATCGGGAATGTTGGCGGCGAGTGCCGTCTCAAATTTCACCCGCGCCGACACGAAGCGCGCCATCGCCTGCTCCTGGCCCTTCACGTAGGGCCGGAAGGCGTCCATGTAGGTCTGTTCGGCGTCGTCGTAGACCTTCTTGCGCATCTCGCAGGTGATGGGGGCGGACAGCGCGGCGATGCCCCGCTCGATGGTTTTGTTGCGGGCGTCCGTCAGGGCGGGGCGGGCCTTTTCCATCGCGTAGTGCGCCCGGTACGCCGCCTGGTACGCGGGCCAGACCTCCGGCTCGAAGACCGAGGTGTTGATGGCTCCACTCACGAGCCCGTACCAGCGCAGCTCGCCGGGATCGAGCATCAGCGAGAGATTCGGCGCAACTGCCCGTGCGTGCAGGGCGTTCAGGATGCCGCGCCCCTCGCGCTCCAGGGCCTCGTACTTCCTGTTCAGCACGACGGCTTCCTGGCGGTTTCTGGGCAACTTGAGCTGTGGCAGGTCGAAGGTTGCCCCCCGCGAGAGGTCGAACAGCGTCCGGGCCGAGCGCCGGGTGGACGCCTGCTCGCGTGGCTTGAGGGCGTCGCCGTGCGTGCCGGGCGTGTCCTCGGTAATGATGAGGTCGCTTCTCTCGGGCGCGACGGTGCGGCGCAGGGCCGTGCGGAGTTCGCGCGTTGCCGCGGTCACGTCGCCCGAGCACAGCAGGGCCTTGGAGAGGTTCATCCTGGCCTCGGAGAGGTCGGGGGCGAGCGCGAGGGCCTGCTTCAGGGGAGCCTGCGCCTCACTCCAGCGCCCCAGGCCCAGGAAGGCGTGCCCCCGGTTCGTCAGGGCAATGGCCTGCCCAGGCACACCTCCGGGCGAGGGCAGCTTGCCACCCAGTTCCGCCGCCCGGTCAAGCACCGCGATGGCCTCGCGCGGCAATCCTGCCAGCGTCAGCACGCCCGCGAGGTTCACCAGGGTCATCGGGTCCTTGGGCTTTGCGCGCTGCCCGGCGAGCAGCAGGGCCAGGGCCGCCCGGGGACTCTCCGCCGCCAGGGCCGCTGCCACGTCTGACGAGGTGCTGCCCACCGCCTTCTTGCCCGCCGCGCCCACCAATGTTTGCGCTGCCTTGATCGCGGTATCGAAAGTCATCGCGCCCTTTTCCCGGCGGACGGGCAGGGGCAGCACCTTCGTTCCCTTCTCCTTTTGCTCGCGCAGCATCTTCAACGAGTGCTCCAACCCCGCACGTGCCGGGTCGCCGGGTTTCAGCGTGGCGAGCGTCCTCTCCAGGGTTTTGATCGCCTCGTCGATGTTCAGCCCGCCCACAGGTGCGAGGCCGGGCGTCTGGTAGTCGCGCACGGCGGGTCTGCACGCTTCCGCGCGGAGTTGGGCCACCTCGGCGCGCATCTCGGTTTCGGGACCCAGGATGGTCTGGTCGCTCAGGGACACCCAGGACCCAGCGGCCAGGGCGGGCGAAGCGAGGAGGGCGGCGGCGAGGGCCAATGGTCGACGTGCTCTGTTCATGGCCGCAGCGTGACGCAGGGGGGATGATGGCCGGATGGTGGGACGCCGGGTGGCCGGAACGGGCAAACCGGCACCGGGGAAAGGGCGGCTGGATGTGGGGAATCAGCCTCGGATTTCAATGAGAGGAGTTCCACCGGTTCGTCGCCCCGGTCCGGGCGGTGGAATCCGGCGACGCCGCTCATGTCTGGTCGGTGGTGACGGTGGCCCCGCTCGCGCTCGGCGAGGTGTCAACTCTGGCGGCGTTGAGATCAGGACTCGAAAGCGGAGCGCCCCTCACACAAGGAAGGGCGCTCCTGCGCTGGCCGCTTCAGGGATTGTTCAGGAACAGCCGCATGATGTTCTCCCTGCCGAAGTAGGCGAGGTAGCGAGTCGAAGGCGGCAGCGAGGTCTCGACCCGATTGCCGGGAGGTTGTGAGATGACCAGCCGCTGCCGAACACCGTTCAGCACCTGCGAGACACTGACGTAGTACGAGCCGAGCGGCACGTTGCGGACGCCCTCGCCCTCCACGTAGCGCCGCGTGAAGGTCTCCCTGTGGCCGAACACGTTGGGCACCTTCGGCTCGAAGGTCACTTCCAGGGTAGCGTAGTCGAGTTCGACGCCCGAGTGCGCAAGGCCGGGGTCTACAGAGCCGTAGGACTCCTGGAGGTACGGGCCAACCGAAATGTCACGCATGGCGCCCCGTGCGCCCTGGAAGGGTTTGTAATCGTCGGGCCCCCAGGTCATGACGGAGCCCGTGCCGCCCATGCTCATCAACACGTGCGCCTCGACGGTCCACTGGCGCGGCGTGCGGGGCAGGGTGATGCGGTAGCGTCCCGAGCCGTCGGTCGTGGCGCTCACCGGGCTGCCCGCCCCTTCCGGCGTGGCGACGACCTTTACGCCGACATGGGGCTCGTGGAGGACATTGTGTACGGTCCCCGTGACGACGTAGGGGGTGGCCGGGACGGGGGCGGGCGGGGCGGCAAGCACGCCCCCGAGGAGCAGCGAGAGGGTGGCAAGCAGGCGGATGGAGGGTGCCTGATTCAGGAGGACTCCCTCCCTCATTCGGGGTTCTTCCAGAACAGTTCCAGCGTGGGACCATAGTGGCTGTCCGGCAGGAAGCGGGCCAGGGCGCGGGCTGCGTAGTTGGGATTGTCGCGCGTGGCGATCAGCAACTGCTCGTTCACGCCGCCGCGCCTGTGGCTGGCCGTCACGTAGTACTGGCCCAGGGGCAAGTCCGGCAGGCCATAGCCGTAGGGATACTTGACGGTCACCGTCTCGGTGTTTTTCGCTGCATTCGGGCCGTCGGGCGTGAAGGTCACTTCCAGGGTGCTGTAGTCGATTTCCACGTTCGAGTTGTCGATGTAGTCGAGCACCTTGCCCTTGGGGGTGTCCTCGGCACGGTACACGAAATCGCGCACCGCGCCCTGGCTTCCGGCAAATGGATGGTCGTCTTCGGGAGAGAGGCGCACGTCGAAGTTCTGTCCGCCAAACGTCAGGGTCATGGAGGCCCCCACGTCCCAGGACCCCAGCGTGTGCGGCAGCGCGATGTGGTAGCGCCCCTGGGCATCGGTTTTCGCAGAGCCGTAGGTATAGGACACTGTGTGCGAGGCCGTGACCTCCACCCCTGCCAGCGGCTCACCGGCTTCAGTCAGGACGCGGCCCGTGACGGTGTACGCGCCGGGGGTGGGCGTGCTGGATGAGGGCTGCTCGGCGCCGGGGGGCGTAGGGCCGGGCTGGTCGGGGGCCGCGCTGCCACCGCAGGCGGAGAGGGTGGTGACGGCGAGGGCCAGCAGCAGCAACTTCGCGTTCTTCATGGCGTTCCTCCTGAAAGGCGACCTTGCCTGTGCCGCCTTTAGTGACCGGAGCGTAGAAGGCTGCGGATGATGGGCGAATGGTGCTGCATCATTGGGGTGCGGAGGGGCCGGTTCCGCACCACTGCTGCCCTGGAAAAAAGGCGTCCTGGCTGGAGCGAAGCCCCCGCCCTTCTCCTGCTGAGGGCTCAGCCCAAGAACACTGACCACGCCAAGTGGGACCCAAGGCCTCTTTAAGCGGGTGGAGATGCACGGCGACGTTCGACGTGGCCGTGCTTCCCCGGTCATGGCTTGAATGGCGCCGGTTCATCTAAGGACGGGCACTCGCGGCTGTTGCCCTTCACCCACCATCGGCCCATCATCCTGCCCCCTGCATCATCCGGTCAGTTCAAGCGCACCCACGTTGCGCAACTGGAGACCACCATGACCCACGCCCGACTGCTCGCCCTCGCCCTCCTCGCGCTGCCCATCGCCCCTGTGTCCGCCGCCCTCACCGGAACCGCCGCCGCCATGCCCGCCAGCACTCTGAGCGGCGCCTGGAAGGGCAAGCTCGACGGCTTCTACGAACTGGACGCCAGGTTCACCGTGAAAGGCAACCGCGTCACCGGGGTCCTGCGTTTCGCCAAGATCGACTTCCCCTTCCAGGGCACCTGGGACGCCGCCAGGAATCTCGTCACGTTCAAGTACACGTATGCAAAGGAAGTGCAGACCGTCAAAGCCACCCTGAAGGGCAGCACCCTCACCGGGTTCAACATCTCCCCGAAGGGCAAGCAGACGGCGGTGAGCCTCGCGCGCGTCACGACCGCCGGGGCCGGAACGGCCGGGGTGAATGCCGGGGCCTACGTGATGACTGGTGTGGTGCGCGACGACAAGGGCAACCCCATCGCGGGGGTCGAGGTCTTCGCCGACCACACCGCGTACTACAACATGAACGCGGTGGGTAAGACCGACGCCCAGGGGAGGTACACCATTACCCTGGCTCACCAGCCCGGCACCTGGAACGCGGGTGCCTACCTGCGCGGGCAAGTCGGCGGACAGCCCTTCGAGGTGCGCCTCTCGCCGGACAACGACACGCCCTTTGACGGGTCGAAAGGGGCCGTCCGGAACTTCACCTACAAGGCCAGCACCGGCGCGACCGGCAAGGTGTACACCACGGTCGCGCACTCGGCGGTGGAACTCGACTACGAGACCCTGGAGTTCACCTTCACGCCCGACGGCCCGAACTCGGCGGGGAGCACCGCGCCCTTGACCCGCAAGTTCGTCATGGGGTTCGGCGTTCCGAACATCCCGTTGGGACGGTACAGGGTCAGCGCCACTCACGTTCTGAACGGCGTCAAGCAGCAGCTCCTGCTGAGTTCGCGCCAGCAGAAGAACGAGGCGACCAGCGTTCTGGCGGAGTTCACCGACGACAGCCACTACGGCCAGACCCTGGAACTCTTCCTCAAGAACCCCTGAACGGGCGAACGCGAGTGGCGGGACAGGGCTTCGTTCCGCCGCTACACGTCAGGAGCTTCCCTTCATGACAGGAGAACACACCATGCCAACCCTGATCCGGCTGACCCTCGCCCTTTCGCTGCTCACACCCCTCGCGCTCACCGCCCACGCGGACGCCGCCGCGCAGGGCCAGACGCGGACGGCATCCGCCAAGGCCCGGCCCTTCCACATGACCGGCGCGGTGAAGAACTCGCAGGGCAAGCCTCTCGCGGGGGCACGGGTCGGTGCCGACAACACGGTGCTGGACGGCTCCGAGGTCTGGACGACCACCGACGCCCAGGGCCGCTACGACCTCGACCTGTCGAAGATGCCCATCCTGAACGCGTGGACCGCCGTGGCCCACATCGTCGTGAAGTACGGCGGCGAGCAGCAAACCCTCACTCCCGAGGTGGACGACACGGCCGCCTTCCTGGGTAAGGACGGTGCCATTCGCAACTTCACGCTCAAGATCACCGGCAAGACGCCGAACGGCGGGTACTACGGAGCCCTGTTCTCCGCGCACCTCGGTCTGTCCGAGGCCGGGGAGATGCCCGAATACGGGGACGTGGAGTTCACCCTGACGCCAGCGGGACCGCTCATCGACGGCTCGAAGGGGCAGCCCATCAGGGTGCGCCAAGCCCAGCTTCCCTTCGAGGTGCCGCAGGGCCGTTACAAAGTCACCGCACGCTCCCTCTCGGGCAAGGGGCCGATCTGGCTGAAGGCGCGCGGTGGCGAATATGGCCCCGAGGCGGTGCTCGATATGACCTACACGGCGGGCACGGGCATGACGCTCTCGGTGGACATGGTGCACCCACGGCGCTGAGGCGGGGGGCGCGGCCAGCCCACGGGGCGGCCCGTCACTGTCGGGTACCGCTCGTGCCGCCGGTAGGAGACGTGATGACAAAAGACTTCTTGAGGTCGGCTGGGCTGGCGCTGGTGCTGCTGAGCCTGGTCACGGGAGCCGTGCTGGTGCCCGCGCTGCTTGGCGTGACCCGTGGCGCGAACTGGGAGAGCGTGCCCGGCACCGTCCTGTCCTCGACAGTCGAGCGCCGTGTCTCCCATGAGACGGACGCGGACGGCAATGGATTTACCGTCGAGCGTTTCGAGCCCCGTGTCACCTACCGCCACACGGTCTCCGGCGTGGCCCGGGTAGGCCACGACCTCGCGCCGCATGAGGTCGCTTCGGTGGACGAAGCGTGGGCCCGGACGCAGGCCGCGCGGTACAGGCCCGGCGATGGGGTGACGGTCTACCACTCGCTGGACGGCACACGCGCCGCCCTGCTGCCCGCTCTGTCCGCTGGGGTCTGGGCCTGGCTCGCCCTGCCCGGCCTCGCGCTCCTGCTCGGGGTGGGGCTGATGCGGACGGGATGCGGGTCACCCCGGGGTCAAATTGGGCGGCGCGCCCCAGCGTCTCAACACCCTCCTCGCAGCGTCGGTTAACCTTCCGACCGCACGACCTCTCGCCCCATCCAAGCCTGTTCCAGCTCCCCGCGAGGACGGTCGGGCCTCTCGATTTCGGGGCTCCGCGCCGTTGTATCTTAAGGAATCATGAGCAGCGCAGCCTGGCGTCTGGTGGCCTTCGGCAAACCGCGCCTCCTGAACCCGTCCGGGGAGGGGGTGCGCTGTGAGGTGCGGACGCTCGCGCTGCTGACCTACCTCGCGCTGGAGGGGCCCACCTCGCGCTCTCGCCTGGCAGGACTCCTCTGGCCCAACACGCCGGAGGCGGCGGCCCGGAACAACCTCGTTCACCTGCTGCGACGGGTGGCGAAAAGCCACCATCCTGACCTGATCCACGCGGG
It includes:
- a CDS encoding DUF3592 domain-containing protein translates to MTKDFLRSAGLALVLLSLVTGAVLVPALLGVTRGANWESVPGTVLSSTVERRVSHETDADGNGFTVERFEPRVTYRHTVSGVARVGHDLAPHEVASVDEAWARTQAARYRPGDGVTVYHSLDGTRAALLPALSAGVWAWLALPGLALLLGVGLMRTGCGSPRGQIGRRAPASQHPPRSVG
- a CDS encoding tetratricopeptide repeat protein — protein: MNRARRPLALAAALLASPALAAGSWVSLSDQTILGPETEMRAEVAQLRAEACRPAVRDYQTPGLAPVGGLNIDEAIKTLERTLATLKPGDPARAGLEHSLKMLREQKEKGTKVLPLPVRREKGAMTFDTAIKAAQTLVGAAGKKAVGSTSSDVAAALAAESPRAALALLLAGQRAKPKDPMTLVNLAGVLTLAGLPREAIAVLDRAAELGGKLPSPGGVPGQAIALTNRGHAFLGLGRWSEAQAPLKQALALAPDLSEARMNLSKALLCSGDVTAATRELRTALRRTVAPERSDLIITEDTPGTHGDALKPREQASTRRSARTLFDLSRGATFDLPQLKLPRNRQEAVVLNRKYEALEREGRGILNALHARAVAPNLSLMLDPGELRWYGLVSGAINTSVFEPEVWPAYQAAYRAHYAMEKARPALTDARNKTIERGIAALSAPITCEMRKKVYDDAEQTYMDAFRPYVKGQEQAMARFVSARVKFETALAANIPDPRVRAAKRASIEASAKASFYGPVVYGAILLSDVTDLDTVCAGPLPNVPLDLAELPTLDADPCGGALSSMKLKSKVPSATLKGQGLGLSWSLSCKKIDIELSTSSLMGTDWLGGFASASLDWNGNATLFTGVKAELKLPKSVPATGGVGAKEGVYIKFGKGGIQDAGMRVELKGSLGAGPDASTGVWEGKIEQEFGVAAAVAYWRER
- a CDS encoding carboxypeptidase-like regulatory domain-containing protein, giving the protein MREGVLLNQAPSIRLLATLSLLLGGVLAAPPAPVPATPYVVTGTVHNVLHEPHVGVKVVATPEGAGSPVSATTDGSGRYRITLPRTPRQWTVEAHVLMSMGGTGSVMTWGPDDYKPFQGARGAMRDISVGPYLQESYGSVDPGLAHSGVELDYATLEVTFEPKVPNVFGHRETFTRRYVEGEGVRNVPLGSYYVSVSQVLNGVRQRLVISQPPGNRVETSLPPSTRYLAYFGRENIMRLFLNNP
- a CDS encoding carboxypeptidase-like regulatory domain-containing protein, with the protein product MKNAKLLLLALAVTTLSACGGSAAPDQPGPTPPGAEQPSSSTPTPGAYTVTGRVLTEAGEPLAGVEVTASHTVSYTYGSAKTDAQGRYHIALPHTLGSWDVGASMTLTFGGQNFDVRLSPEDDHPFAGSQGAVRDFVYRAEDTPKGKVLDYIDNSNVEIDYSTLEVTFTPDGPNAAKNTETVTVKYPYGYGLPDLPLGQYYVTASHRRGGVNEQLLIATRDNPNYAARALARFLPDSHYGPTLELFWKNPE
- a CDS encoding carboxypeptidase-like regulatory domain-containing protein, producing the protein MPTLIRLTLALSLLTPLALTAHADAAAQGQTRTASAKARPFHMTGAVKNSQGKPLAGARVGADNTVLDGSEVWTTTDAQGRYDLDLSKMPILNAWTAVAHIVVKYGGEQQTLTPEVDDTAAFLGKDGAIRNFTLKITGKTPNGGYYGALFSAHLGLSEAGEMPEYGDVEFTLTPAGPLIDGSKGQPIRVRQAQLPFEVPQGRYKVTARSLSGKGPIWLKARGGEYGPEAVLDMTYTAGTGMTLSVDMVHPRR
- a CDS encoding PAS domain S-box protein, with translation MNFPAHHTRAPGLSALDGLPQAAIGTTEAGEGAYANPAWQVSTGLDTPDLQAALHPDEAAHALGQWANDRAHGRPSALTLRLRTADGTYRDHRADHQPLPAAGTLPARWLLVFTNVQHVPATAVQLAWDESPDCIKTLDLNGQLLAMNAGGQRVMEVPDFAMCAGAYWPEFWENDTRPHVEAAVKRARQGHTAHFEGFCRTLAGTPKWWDVTVRGVRDAQGQVTHLLAVSRDITGRVRGEQLARGQADILEALTRGEPLADVLTRTARLMESLVGDTARCAVMGLDAASGVLRVQAAPSLESAFRGALGAVPLGHTGGACGVTAQSVQVTAVEDYHTDPRWPEMRGFADAFGVRACWSVPLLDETGEVHGTLALYFAAPTKVTAAQEDIARAGARLATFALQQHRRREALRRSEQRYRTLFEALPHILWTSRQGGQSNQFNGYWHAFTGLPTRTQGLEWAEAIHPDDRATAVQARQRGLATGTPYTADIRFRRTDGTYRWHTAHVVPLPADQATDEYQWLGYAVDIHDRMEAEAALRASAAHFRRLADVNPIGVALGHPDGRVSYANDAYLRLLNVTRADLDVGGVNWHALTPPEWRAQDKRALAQAQARGHSDPYEKEYLLADGRRLPVLVVVAQLGDGEDLQVRFVLDLTDRKALERTLNDENNELRALNEQILASAADGVFGLDLKGHTTFANPAALGMTGYALDEMLGQQQHALLHHTRADGTPYPLADCPICQVTRDGTERQVTNEVFWRRDGTAFPVEYSATPLLDGSGIQEGVVVTFRDITERRRTEHALQAANEELRRSNRDLERFAFVASHDLQEPLRTVASFTELLVRRSGAGDAQAARYARFVVDGVQRMKTTIEDLLAYSRVRAETQDWGLVNTEEVLGRTLADLNAAITTSGAQITWDALPVVPGDAAQLAQVFANLLGNAVKFRRPGVPPSAHVSATPEGHLWHFEVRDNGLGIEEAYVERVFEMFQRLHPREAFPGTGMGLAIVRRIVERHGGRAWVTSTPGEGSTFHFTLPAAVAVTAGT